TAAGTTTGATCGGTTATTCCATAATTCTAAAAACAGGTCTTGGATAGCATCCCTGATAAGTTCACGATCACTAGTAATTTTTCTGCCATAATCTAATAGATAAAAAAAATGTTGCTGGTAGATCGCGGCGTAGGCTTCTTGAGACCCAATTTGGAAATCTTTCCAGAGCGTATCCGAGGAAATGGACGATACGTTTTTGTCAATAGGGTAGGTTACCATGCAAATTATTGCAAAATTGCCATTCTCTTATCTAAAAGAAGCATTGTTTTTTTAATATAAAAAGAAATTTGTTGAAATGGCAAATAAATTGGTAGATAAATAGACATTATCACATGTGAACTCTTATGAAACTTCAAAGAGGCAAAATCCCCTTTTACTAAGAGAGAGAAGGGGAAAGCTGATTAGTAAAACTTGTTTTACAGACCCATTTGTGATAATCATTAATGAAGAAGGTCTTTCGCTTTGGCGAATTATAAAGCTCAGGCTGAGAATGAGTCAATAGCAATTCTTATGAGAAGGCCGGGTAAAGCAAAAGGGAAGCCACTACGAGGACGTAACTCCTGTCCGGGGTGGAAACGCTAGTACTACTTCTAATGGTTCGTCGGCCTGATACGTTACCGTTTCGGTAGCAAAAGGTATCATAAACCGATCTCCCGTTTGCACCGCTAGCTCTTGATCGCCAGCCCGGAGCGTACCGCTTCCGCCCGTCACGATACCCACGTAGAATGAATCCGCTCGCTTCTCGCACGAGCCACTCACCCGCAAGCGGTGCACACGGAAGCAAGCAGTTTGCTCGGTGTCGATAAGTACGTACTCTTCCCCTCCGCGTTGTTGATTCAGCATTCGGGGCGAACAAAAGTAGTGCGCCTTGATCTCTTCTACCGAAGTTTCCTTAAACTCAATCATATCCATTCCGAAGTCAATGCCCCGGTCCATAAACCGGGCCGCTTCCGGCAGCACGTAGCCCCCGCGCTCAAACTCTAGCCGGGCTACAAAGTCGGTCGGCTCCATGATCTCGATCATCAACACTCCGGGACCGATAGCGTGGGGCATGCCGCCTGGCACAATAAATACATCGCCAGGCTGTACCGTAATTTTATCAAAACAACTTTCCAGGGTGGCGATGTCCTGCCCGGCTACCGCTCGTTTAAACTCCTCTCGGGGCCGAGGGTGCTGAAACCCCAGAAAGATGTAAGGTTCTACTTCCGGACGAACAGCTAAGATGACGTAGGCTTCGGTTTTTCCGTGGTTACTGTTAAGGTGCTGCTGAGAAAAAGCCACCGTGGGGTGCGCCTGAATGTGCAGCCGGATTGACGAATCCAGAAACTTCAGCAGAAACTGCGTTTTGGCTCCGTACTGCGCGTAGTGCGCCGGCCCCACCAGCTTGTGAGGATGCGCCGACAGCAGTTCGGTAAGCAAGTGCGGCTCACCATCTACCTCTACCCTAGAAAGCCCCTCTTCGGTATGTTCTTCCCGCCCCTGGTTCACCGCACGGGTGGTGGAGGCAATCCAGTCTTCCGGAAAATGCGAGTCTTGGGGTTCGGCTTTCCCTTCGCGAATATCGAGCATTTTACCACCCAGATAGGTACGCCAAACCCGATTGGGAGTTAAAGAAATAATGGTTGGAATCGTCATTAGATAGATTGTAAGGTGGCAATAATACTGGTGAAGCTAAGGTAACTCATCACCAGCGCAAAAGCGAATACTAACAGCAACACACCGTTGGTAAATAGAGAAAAGCGCCGTTCACCCATCAATGACTCCCGATTTCCCAGCAGCGCAATACACGCCACAGTGGCGGGTAACACTAAGGCTCCGAAGGCCTGGGAGGTAATCATAATAGCAATAGGCTTGGCGTTAAAAATCGGTACGACTAATCCTAAGCCAGACATGACCAGGGCGATGATCCGGTAGCTGGGCCGTTTGAGGTTCGGCTTACGACCGTAGTAGTCGTCCAGCAGCCAAGGCAGCAGGGCCACATTAGGAAATTGTGACGAGACACCCGCCGCTATCAGCCCTACGGTGAAGATGGTGACTGCCAGCGGCCCGGCTAGCGGTTCCAGTAGATTGATCATCTCGGTCACATTAGTGAGGGTAACACCCTGAACGTACAGGGTTCCGGCGGCCGCGGCCATGATAGAGCCGCTCACCACAAACATCAGAAAGCCTGAGAAAAGCGCGTCGCGTTGCTGAATACGCAAATCGGCCATCGTCCAGTTCGCTTCTTTCACCAGAGTGGTTCGCAGAATGAACAAGCCCGAAAACAGTGTAGTACCTACCATAGACGCAACCACCAAAAACGAGTTTTTGTCGGATCCGGCCTCCGGAATATTGGGCACCATACCGTGGGCTATGTCCGCCAACGGCGGGGTAAGTACCAGAAAATTAATCAAAAAACAGATCGCCATGATGCCCACAAACACCGCCAGCACGTTCTGGAATACTTCAGTATTACCTCGCAGGAAGATCAGGTACACCACTGCCACAAAAAACAGAGCAAAATAAAGCGGGTCAATGCCCCCGTCGATCACTCCCTTTGACCATTCGTAACAGACGTTGCCGATAATCCCCATCACGCCGATAATGCTACCACATACGTGAGCCGTTAGCGTAATTACGAAGAACCAGCCCACGGCGGGGTGCAGATGGTTACGGAAAGCCTGGAGGGCGGTCTCGCCCGATACGATGGTAAACTTGCCGAATAAGTTAATCAGAAAATAGGTAATAGCACAGGATAGAAAGATAGCCCACAATAGCCCCATACCATAGTCAGCCCCGGCCTTGGCCATGGCGGTCACGCTACCAGTGCCTACGGTGAATCCAAATAAGAAGATGCCGGGTAATAGCGATTTGAGGAACTTCTGTAACTTACTCATAGGATTAGCACCTCGGGATAAGGCGATGCCTACCGGTTAGTGTTAATTGTTTTAGGAGAAAACATGAAAAGATAAGTAGAATATTCATGATTTCTTGGTTAATTACATAAAACATACAAACGATCTATCCTATTTCCTTCTTTCAACTAGTCACTGGGGGTTGTCAGCCCATCAAAGACGGCTCCCCGCGGAAAGTGTTCAAGAGAAAGGACATCTTTGTCGGTGGATTTAAGATTATTCACCCCGACGACGTGGCCTACGCCATCATAGAGCAGATAAAGCATCCCGTTAACCATAAGATCACGGGGGTGTGGTACTGACCAGCCTAGCCCATATTCACTACCACTTTACCGGTCGTTCCTCCTCTTTCAGCGTATTCATACGCCTGCTGTATATCTTCCAACGGAAACGTCCGATCAATCATTATCTCAAATCCATTCGCCGCGTGCTTCACCAGTTCGCTCAGGCGGTGTTGGTCCGGGCTGCCTAAAATAACCCGGTGCTTCTTACCCCCGAACGTGCTGCCAACCAAGCTTTGGATAATTTGTGGCAACGTTGGCGTAGGATTTAAAAAGATACCCTTAGTATTCAGCAGCCGCTTCGCCTCCTGAAATGATAACCTATCCGCCGTGTCAAATACCACGTCATACGTATCAGTCAGCTCACTGAGCTTCTGCTGACGGTAGTCGATCACCCGTTGGCACCCCAGTTGCTTCGCCAACTCCTGGTGAGCCTTGCTACAGACCCCAGTCACCGATAGTCCATAGCTATTGGCCAGGTAGGTAGCCCACATGCCCATGTTGCCTGTGCATCCATTGATGAGGATGGATTGACCGGCCTTTATCTTCGCCCTAGCGAACAAGCCCAGGTGAGCAGCCGTGCCCACCACTGCCAGGGAGGCAGCCTGCTCAAAGCTGATACTATCAGGCTTTATCGCAATTAGATCCGGAGTCACCACCACCAGCTCCTGCATGGCTCCGCCCTTCTTTTTGTTAACAAACCCCAGCACTTCATCCCCAGGTTTAATATTTTGCACCTTCTGGCCAACTGATTGAACGACGCCCGAAAATTCACCCCCTACGTACTGGGGGAATTTCTTGCCTGACATCATCTTCATTTCCCCTCTTCTGAGCTTTCCGTCAATGGGATTAATGGAGGCAGCTTTAACCGCTACCAGCACTTCGTGATCTTGGTGAGAAGGGGTAGGAACCTCAGCTACTTCTAACTGCTCGGTTCCGCCAAACTGATTATATCGTACTGCTTTCATCCTCTTGTTTTAGTACTGCGCCACGTTGACAGCCCAAAACTAACGAGCGGTTCTTCACCAAACTTGTATCAGTTTACTGTTTTTGCGGAAGACCCGGGGAGGCACCCCGATCATCTGCTGCATGTATTTATTGAAGTTAGAAGCGTCGTAAAATCCGGTTTCCAGGGCGATCTCCGTGATGGTTTTGGTGTCGTCCTCCAGCAGCAACCGTAGAGCTGCCTTCAGTCGGTTCCACAGCAAAAACTGCGAAAGGCTACTTCCTACCTGTTCTTTGAATAGGGCTGATAAACGAGAAGAAGACAAGGCCACCGAATCGGCCAGGGTTGCCGTACTGAGCATCGACCAATCGGGAGACGTTTGTACGATTTGTAAAGCGGCCAGTACCCGTTCGTCCATGATATTGATGACGGTTCGCTGCGCCATCTGCGCCAATAATAGTTCAACCCCGATAACAGACGACTTGCTATCCAACAAACCCATCCACTCGAGCAGGTGGCGACGTTCGCGAAAAACCCTCACGGGCCGCTCCGCCAGCGATTGAAGTAAGTACTGCCCCACTCGGGAATGAGGTTCGGCGTTGATAATGGTAAAAGCTCCAACCACCGAAGTACAGCGGTGGGCTACCTGGGGTCTGATCACGAAGCCGACGATATTTTGGTAAAATGTGCTATCGATCCGTGAGTTGAACGGTTGGTCTTGCGCGTATACCCACTGTAGCGAGGCGTGACGATGAATCTCAACGTCTAAGCTGTGCGTGACAAAAGATATCGTACTGCCTCCGAAGGTTTCTGTTTTTTCCATAACATTCGTTACTTTACAACCAACATTTGGCCATCCAAGGTGGAAAGTTAGCCATAAAACTACCTAGTCAACCCTGAAGAAGTCTCATATTCGCATCTGCTGCATTCATCAGAGTGTAAATCCACCGTTGCAGCCAGTGGACAAAAATGGTGTTTTGCTTTCTGATCCAACTTTTCAGATTGAAGGCCATAGCCGCTAGATTGAGATTGATTTCATCGCCCAAAAAGCTCTTGAGATAGTTTCTTTCTAATCGGAAACCTTGTTTGGTGTGACCAATGACTGGCTCAATAGCCGCTCGGCGACGGAACTTCTTTCTAGTTTTCTGTTTCTGATAATTATTTCTATGTTTTTTAGCTTTGGGAATACTGATCTGCGTGGAGCCGACCCTAGCCTTACCCCGATAGCCTCGGTCGCAAATACCCTCTTTGGGACGTTGCCCAGAAGCGCGTTCGACGGCATTTAGTGTCTCTTCCAGGGTGTGACTGTCATGGGGATTCCCCTTGAAGCTGGCTACCCCGACAATTAAATTACTTTCTTTGGTCAAGGCCAGGGATGCTTTACTGCCAAACTCGTATTTCTTCGCTACTTTGCCTTTGATGATGCAAGCTACATCAGGTTCGTGTAGGCTGTAGATTTTGTTTTTATCTGTGCGCTGTTGTTTAATGACTCGTTCAAAACGCTTCAATACATTCCGATGGTAGGCTAATGAGCCAGTAGGAAGCTTACGGCGCAACTCTCGGATGAGTCGCCCGGCAATGGTTTTCAGGCTACGTAAGGAAGACCTAGCTTTCTTGCGGTTCTTAGGGTGGGTCGCAAAACGTTGATTGAGTAGGTGTGACTTGACCACTCTTCGGTAGGATTGTCGCAGTTGAATACCTTCTTTGGAAGCTATCTTGCGACACTTATCAATCACCCTAACTGCTAACTTGGCATCTGTGGGATACGTAATGTTCTTCTCTTGGACAGTCGTGTCAATGAGCACCTGATCTACTTTTCGCACTGCTTCGGGATGAATATGCAGCGAATAGGACAGTAATTTTTCAGCCCCTTCTTTACCGATACGTTTTCGGAAGTAGACCAGATCAGTAGGATGGCAAGGCGCTTCCCACTGAAAAGTAGCCATGCCACAGAAAAATTGGTAATACGGATTCTCGCACCAACGTTCTACCAAGACTTCATCACTGAGATTTTCTAACTGCTTCAACATCAGCAGCCCGACCATTAATCGTATTGGTTTGGCCGGTTGCCCTAGCTTAGAATAGTAGCCTTCAAAGTCCTTCTCAATAGCAGCCCAAGGTAGTCGCTGAGCTAATTGATACAGGCGATTGTTCGGATTAAGGCAATCAATCAAATCAGTAGTAAACAGTGACGTTTGCTGCTGGTTAGGCGAGTCGCTTTTCATAAATATTGCAAGCTTTTGAAGCAAGGTAAGCAGAAACTGGCAAATTTAATGAGCTTTGTTGCGTCATTTTATGTCGCATTTTATTTGATAATCAATTCTTTAGATACTTCTTCAGGGTTGACTACCTAACCTGCTGTACCGCAAATAATTGAAGGCTTCATAAATTCTTCTGGCCAGACTGTTTGAAGCTCGACTTATGGCCGTAGTAGTAGCCAGTAGTTAAGAAGCTTCTGACTTTTATAATCATCGGATTAGTCTTGTCGGATTGCTTCAGTCGGTGGTAGCCAGGCGGGTCCTACTTCCTGGTATGATAGCGGAGAAGGCCGGGGGGTATTAATTGGCGCTTGGCGTACTCCCGCTTTTATATTGCTTGTGGATAGAGTGGCCTTTCCTTCGCCTACGTTGTCTATCCATTGAATATTTTTCAGGTCGTCAGTATCTTGATAATACATAACTCCATTATTAGTTTGTATTTTGTTATTGCGAATGATAATGTCGTGAATGAACGCTGGACGGTCGCCAATGCGAATGCCCTGTTCCATGGAATTAACAATTGTATTACCCTCTATCACGCAGTCGTAGGTCTCAGCGTACTTATCACCGTCACCGCCTAGCAAGCGAATACCGAGCACATTATTTTGTAGGTAGTTCTCCCGGATGATATGCCCTGTACCGTAGGCCCGAATGCTACCCCGATCCATGTAGTTATATTCCACAATACAGTCGTTACCGCCCCGCAGTACCAGCTCTTTGTCCGGCTCATTACGGATGAAGATATTATACCGAAAAGTATTTCCCTTTGATTTATTAGAGATAAGTTCGCGATCGGCATCGCCGCGCATGTTCTCAATTAAGTTGTATTCTACCAACGTACGATGCTCGTGCTCGTAGTGTTGTTTTCCCTGCCCTACCTGAATGGGTTCCTGCCCGTTGAATAACCCGTCTTCTTGGGTGCCATTGATCCAGTTGTGGTGAATATGATTATCCGTATTACCCGCCCCTCCGTCAATACCAATTCCTTGTCCGACGATGTTTTCCAGATAATTGTGGTGGACTTGGTTGTTAGTGCTACCATTCGTCACCGATATGATATGTATCCATTTATGATGACCGCAGGTAAAAAAGGCGGAGTGGCGAACCTCACAGTAATTAGCACTATCCAGCAGGATAACTTCATTTACTGTATCATTCATCTGAGGTACCTTGGAAAAAGTAAATCCATCCAGGATGATATAATCAGCCGCTATACGAATGCCGGAGTTTCCGGTGAATTTAACTTTGCCTCCTTGCGCAGCCGAGAAAACAATAGGTCGTTGAGTAGCCCCTGCGGTCGTTATGGTAAGCTGAACATTCTCGTATTCACCGTTCTGTAATACTACCGAATCGCCAGGTTGAGCTTGGTTAAGATACTGTTGGGCTTCTGAGCCCGAGCGCGCTTGGTAGGTAGTTCCATGAGCTGATGTTATACAACCAAATGCTGCTATAGCTGCCATTAGCGCAACATAAAACGGTTGGCCTTTCCGG
This region of Tunicatimonas pelagia genomic DNA includes:
- a CDS encoding NAD(P)-dependent alcohol dehydrogenase, whose protein sequence is MKAVRYNQFGGTEQLEVAEVPTPSHQDHEVLVAVKAASINPIDGKLRRGEMKMMSGKKFPQYVGGEFSGVVQSVGQKVQNIKPGDEVLGFVNKKKGGAMQELVVVTPDLIAIKPDSISFEQAASLAVVGTAAHLGLFARAKIKAGQSILINGCTGNMGMWATYLANSYGLSVTGVCSKAHQELAKQLGCQRVIDYRQQKLSELTDTYDVVFDTADRLSFQEAKRLLNTKGIFLNPTPTLPQIIQSLVGSTFGGKKHRVILGSPDQHRLSELVKHAANGFEIMIDRTFPLEDIQQAYEYAERGGTTGKVVVNMG
- a CDS encoding chondroitinase-B domain-containing protein is translated as MGVKSDTFIHFRLVYRKGQPFYVALMAAIAAFGCITSAHGTTYQARSGSEAQQYLNQAQPGDSVVLQNGEYENVQLTITTAGATQRPIVFSAAQGGKVKFTGNSGIRIAADYIILDGFTFSKVPQMNDTVNEVILLDSANYCEVRHSAFFTCGHHKWIHIISVTNGSTNNQVHHNYLENIVGQGIGIDGGAGNTDNHIHHNWINGTQEDGLFNGQEPIQVGQGKQHYEHEHRTLVEYNLIENMRGDADRELISNKSKGNTFRYNIFIRNEPDKELVLRGGNDCIVEYNYMDRGSIRAYGTGHIIRENYLQNNVLGIRLLGGDGDKYAETYDCVIEGNTIVNSMEQGIRIGDRPAFIHDIIIRNNKIQTNNGVMYYQDTDDLKNIQWIDNVGEGKATLSTSNIKAGVRQAPINTPRPSPLSYQEVGPAWLPPTEAIRQD
- a CDS encoding Nramp family divalent metal transporter, which produces MSKLQKFLKSLLPGIFLFGFTVGTGSVTAMAKAGADYGMGLLWAIFLSCAITYFLINLFGKFTIVSGETALQAFRNHLHPAVGWFFVITLTAHVCGSIIGVMGIIGNVCYEWSKGVIDGGIDPLYFALFFVAVVYLIFLRGNTEVFQNVLAVFVGIMAICFLINFLVLTPPLADIAHGMVPNIPEAGSDKNSFLVVASMVGTTLFSGLFILRTTLVKEANWTMADLRIQQRDALFSGFLMFVVSGSIMAAAAGTLYVQGVTLTNVTEMINLLEPLAGPLAVTIFTVGLIAAGVSSQFPNVALLPWLLDDYYGRKPNLKRPSYRIIALVMSGLGLVVPIFNAKPIAIMITSQAFGALVLPATVACIALLGNRESLMGERRFSLFTNGVLLLVFAFALVMSYLSFTSIIATLQSI
- a CDS encoding IS5 family transposase, encoding MKSDSPNQQQTSLFTTDLIDCLNPNNRLYQLAQRLPWAAIEKDFEGYYSKLGQPAKPIRLMVGLLMLKQLENLSDEVLVERWCENPYYQFFCGMATFQWEAPCHPTDLVYFRKRIGKEGAEKLLSYSLHIHPEAVRKVDQVLIDTTVQEKNITYPTDAKLAVRVIDKCRKIASKEGIQLRQSYRRVVKSHLLNQRFATHPKNRKKARSSLRSLKTIAGRLIRELRRKLPTGSLAYHRNVLKRFERVIKQQRTDKNKIYSLHEPDVACIIKGKVAKKYEFGSKASLALTKESNLIVGVASFKGNPHDSHTLEETLNAVERASGQRPKEGICDRGYRGKARVGSTQISIPKAKKHRNNYQKQKTRKKFRRRAAIEPVIGHTKQGFRLERNYLKSFLGDEINLNLAAMAFNLKSWIRKQNTIFVHWLQRWIYTLMNAADANMRLLQG
- a CDS encoding helix-turn-helix domain-containing protein, which encodes MEKTETFGGSTISFVTHSLDVEIHRHASLQWVYAQDQPFNSRIDSTFYQNIVGFVIRPQVAHRCTSVVGAFTIINAEPHSRVGQYLLQSLAERPVRVFRERRHLLEWMGLLDSKSSVIGVELLLAQMAQRTVINIMDERVLAALQIVQTSPDWSMLSTATLADSVALSSSRLSALFKEQVGSSLSQFLLWNRLKAALRLLLEDDTKTITEIALETGFYDASNFNKYMQQMIGVPPRVFRKNSKLIQVW
- a CDS encoding class I mannose-6-phosphate isomerase yields the protein MTIPTIISLTPNRVWRTYLGGKMLDIREGKAEPQDSHFPEDWIASTTRAVNQGREEHTEEGLSRVEVDGEPHLLTELLSAHPHKLVGPAHYAQYGAKTQFLLKFLDSSIRLHIQAHPTVAFSQQHLNSNHGKTEAYVILAVRPEVEPYIFLGFQHPRPREEFKRAVAGQDIATLESCFDKITVQPGDVFIVPGGMPHAIGPGVLMIEIMEPTDFVARLEFERGGYVLPEAARFMDRGIDFGMDMIEFKETSVEEIKAHYFCSPRMLNQQRGGEEYVLIDTEQTACFRVHRLRVSGSCEKRADSFYVGIVTGGSGTLRAGDQELAVQTGDRFMIPFATETVTYQADEPLEVVLAFPPRTGVTSS